A single window of Vibrio stylophorae DNA harbors:
- a CDS encoding Bax inhibitor-1 family protein, with product MTDDIGVFDRRSTSNPIISGHLYNLLIGLTLSWGFLVNWWMVANISPYTIASVNPWVFFIGYFASCFTGVMLFGMSDKPWVSFIGYNLVVVPFGFIINLVVSQYDPSLVMQAIQVTAMVTGIMMVLGTLFPAFFQGIARTLSIALLVVIVVELVMIFFFKQDPEIIDWIVVLIFCGYIGVDWGRANMIPKTVDNAIDSAAALYMDIINLFLRILRIMGRRN from the coding sequence ATGACCGATGACATTGGCGTATTTGATCGCAGAAGTACAAGTAACCCTATTATTAGTGGTCACCTTTATAACCTATTGATTGGCCTTACCCTGAGCTGGGGATTTTTGGTGAACTGGTGGATGGTCGCCAATATTTCGCCCTATACAATTGCCAGTGTGAATCCTTGGGTCTTTTTTATCGGCTATTTTGCTTCCTGTTTCACTGGTGTGATGCTGTTTGGTATGTCAGATAAGCCATGGGTGAGTTTTATTGGTTACAACCTTGTGGTGGTGCCATTTGGTTTCATTATTAACCTAGTGGTGAGCCAATACGATCCAAGCTTAGTGATGCAAGCGATTCAAGTGACCGCCATGGTGACGGGTATCATGATGGTTCTGGGCACCCTGTTCCCCGCATTTTTCCAAGGCATTGCCCGCACCTTGAGTATTGCGCTGCTGGTGGTGATTGTGGTTGAACTGGTGATGATCTTCTTCTTTAAGCAAGACCCCGAAATTATTGATTGGATTGTGGTGCTGATTTTCTGTGGTTATATCGGTGTCGATTGGGGACGTGCCAATATGATTCCGAAAACCGTAGACAATGCCATTGATAGCGCCGCTGCGCTCTATATGGACATCATCAACCTGTTCCTCCGTATTTTGCGTATTATGGGTCGTCGTAACTAA
- a CDS encoding YggL family protein, with protein sequence MNLTRIDNKKRRIRKKLYMGEFAIQGFEIVCHTSVADFDQYDVFIDDFIDFLESIDLCFAGGGFEVFDGFICSTERYGSATQAQRDQVAAWLEARAEVSQVTTGELVDANYL encoded by the coding sequence ATGAATCTTACTCGTATTGACAACAAAAAACGCCGTATTCGCAAAAAGCTTTACATGGGCGAATTCGCCATCCAAGGCTTTGAGATTGTTTGCCACACCTCAGTTGCTGATTTTGACCAGTATGATGTGTTTATCGACGATTTTATCGATTTTCTAGAAAGCATTGACCTTTGCTTTGCAGGCGGTGGTTTTGAAGTATTTGATGGCTTCATCTGCTCGACTGAACGTTATGGCTCAGCCACCCAAGCACAGCGCGACCAAGTTGCTGCATGGCTTGAAGCACGCGCTGAAGTGAGCCAAGTAACTACCGGTGAGTTGGTAGACGCTAACTACCTATAA
- a CDS encoding STAS/SEC14 domain-containing protein, whose product MTHTYQPHGLTLGLHQEQDQWLFELTAKGTLTHEDYQYFTPLLNFAFERSHDDHALFLVDISELRGWTLQAAWDDYQIGQKHGKQFQKIALVGHHQWQTLAAKVSQWFTAGEVKSFTDRAQAREWLLGTEASNS is encoded by the coding sequence ATGACCCATACATACCAACCTCACGGACTCACCCTTGGTCTTCATCAAGAACAGGATCAATGGCTCTTTGAATTGACCGCTAAAGGCACCCTCACCCATGAGGATTACCAATATTTTACGCCACTTCTGAACTTTGCATTTGAGCGTTCACATGATGATCATGCCCTATTTTTGGTTGATATCAGCGAGCTTCGTGGCTGGACGCTACAAGCGGCGTGGGATGACTATCAAATCGGCCAAAAACATGGCAAACAATTTCAGAAGATCGCGCTCGTTGGTCACCACCAATGGCAAACCCTTGCGGCGAAAGTGAGCCAGTGGTTTACCGCCGGTGAGGTAAAAAGCTTTACCGATCGCGCGCAGGCTCGTGAGTGGCTTCTGGGCACTGAGGCGAGCAATTCATAA
- a CDS encoding GNAT family N-acetyltransferase: MIQILSATYQGQQRAHIRAVREHVFIEEQNIAPEIEFDALDANAFHVLAYDQARPVATGRMLSDGHIGRIAVEASHRHLGIGKQIIEALLTQAKAQGLARVFLGAQQSAIPFYQKLGFEPYGEPFMEANIVHQSMACTLK; encoded by the coding sequence ATGATCCAAATTCTATCTGCCACCTATCAGGGACAACAGCGCGCCCATATTCGCGCCGTACGTGAGCATGTGTTTATTGAGGAGCAAAATATCGCGCCTGAAATTGAGTTCGATGCCCTCGATGCCAATGCCTTTCATGTACTGGCCTACGATCAAGCGCGACCTGTCGCGACGGGGCGCATGCTCAGTGATGGTCACATTGGCCGAATTGCCGTAGAAGCCAGCCATCGCCATCTTGGCATTGGTAAACAAATCATCGAAGCGCTACTTACTCAGGCAAAAGCACAGGGGTTAGCGCGCGTCTTTTTAGGCGCGCAGCAAAGTGCCATTCCCTTTTATCAAAAGCTGGGATTTGAGCCCTACGGCGAGCCCTTTATGGAAGCCAATATTGTTCACCAATCCATGGCTTGCACGCTTAAATAA
- a CDS encoding GAD-like domain-containing protein, which translates to MSFSAFIQALAPSAHNQIAAPEMVDRYRDWLPVSLLDLWQTHGFGFYGDGLLQLINPDDYRDNLWGWLMRDEADMSRLPIALTAFGGLIYYRQLDEAICDVAYIDTQTSSTSVLAYDLASFFNECCLDPEVQREIFQSELLAQSRACHGSLKRNEVYALSPVLRLGGDYQSSMLHISLARPYLDWLLELALDEGEQEEGVYEDHNASVDECDEYDQYAFEADDIFDDTEDRQMLEDLLKANTELMDIAKHVMEPTQRIQLYCQHWQLMRSLCMTQLSLSDEPYYTEDEWPPMLAQINAIHAQPNVDLSHCRVFTQEPSYFAPVFFNFEQLEQMSAQWQGEEQVTMQTQGEAFPTTVTFELKRQADGNWLLTRICEQVLSPELLELGYE; encoded by the coding sequence ATGTCTTTTTCTGCATTTATTCAGGCGCTTGCGCCATCTGCACATAATCAAATTGCGGCGCCTGAGATGGTGGATCGCTATCGTGACTGGTTGCCTGTATCGCTTTTGGATTTGTGGCAAACCCACGGTTTTGGTTTTTATGGCGATGGCCTGTTGCAGCTGATTAATCCCGATGATTATCGCGACAATCTTTGGGGATGGTTGATGCGTGATGAAGCCGATATGAGCCGTCTGCCCATTGCCCTTACCGCATTTGGTGGTTTGATTTATTATCGCCAGCTTGATGAAGCTATTTGCGATGTCGCTTATATCGATACGCAAACTTCAAGCACGAGCGTTTTAGCCTATGATCTCGCGAGTTTCTTTAATGAGTGCTGCCTTGATCCTGAGGTGCAGCGTGAAATTTTCCAATCTGAGCTTTTGGCGCAAAGTCGTGCGTGTCATGGTTCATTAAAGCGCAATGAAGTCTATGCGCTATCACCTGTGCTGCGCTTGGGTGGGGATTATCAATCCTCGATGTTACATATCAGTCTCGCGCGGCCTTATCTTGATTGGCTGCTTGAACTTGCCCTTGATGAAGGCGAGCAAGAGGAGGGCGTATATGAAGATCACAACGCAAGTGTTGATGAATGCGATGAATATGATCAATATGCCTTCGAAGCAGACGACATCTTTGACGACACTGAAGATAGGCAGATGCTTGAAGACTTACTGAAAGCCAATACTGAGCTCATGGACATCGCCAAGCATGTGATGGAGCCGACTCAGCGTATTCAGCTTTATTGTCAGCACTGGCAACTTATGCGTTCGCTGTGCATGACGCAATTGTCGCTTAGCGATGAGCCTTATTACACGGAAGATGAATGGCCGCCAATGCTGGCGCAAATCAATGCCATTCATGCTCAGCCCAATGTCGATCTTTCGCATTGCCGCGTCTTTACCCAAGAGCCATCTTACTTTGCGCCTGTATTTTTTAATTTTGAGCAGTTAGAGCAGATGAGCGCGCAGTGGCAGGGTGAGGAGCAGGTGACGATGCAAACACAAGGCGAAGCGTTTCCTACCACCGTGACTTTTGAGCTCAAACGACAAGCCGATGGCAACTGGTTGCTCACACGAATTTGCGAGCAGGTTTTATCACCTGAGCTACTTGAACTGGGTTATGAATAG
- a CDS encoding Na+/H+ antiporter NhaC family protein, with translation MMTTATQDAEIKASFLALTPLALFIALFVGVGAYLTHQGVDYAFYQLPAPVAILPAIILAIVLGAVRYRHSLSQSIESFLSGMGHSDIIAMCLIYLLAGAFATVADATGGVDATVGLGLSLLSAQWMLPGIFIISAFVATAMGTSMGTIGAIAPIAYGIAQSAGIDPVLMAGVVLSGAMFGDNLSIISDTTIAATRSQGCNMSDKFKANLWIALPAAIIVLVLFFSLNQVTEVPAVPESIEWIKVLPYLTILVLAVAGMNVFVVLTIGILMAGGLGLVTMPDYQLTHYVQDIYKGFTNMQQIFLLSLLVGGLGELMRKQGGLAALHQWINRVIERVSRGQGKNRPACELGIATLVSASNVCVANNTVAIIVSGQVAKSLAMSHDVSAKRAASLLDIFSCVVQGLIPYGAQALLVGASFKLSPVDVITHSYYAMVLAVCAIVAVFIRHAARSAAQSA, from the coding sequence ATTATGACGACTGCAACACAAGATGCTGAGATCAAAGCATCCTTCTTAGCCCTCACGCCGCTCGCCCTATTTATCGCCCTATTTGTCGGGGTGGGCGCTTACTTAACACATCAAGGTGTGGACTACGCGTTCTACCAATTGCCAGCGCCAGTTGCGATTTTGCCTGCGATTATTTTGGCCATCGTTTTGGGTGCGGTGCGTTATCGCCACAGTTTGTCGCAAAGCATTGAAAGCTTCCTCAGTGGCATGGGCCACAGCGATATCATTGCGATGTGTTTGATCTATTTACTCGCCGGTGCATTTGCTACCGTTGCCGATGCCACCGGCGGGGTAGATGCCACCGTCGGCTTGGGCTTATCACTGCTTTCAGCGCAATGGATGTTGCCTGGCATCTTTATTATCTCTGCTTTTGTTGCCACCGCCATGGGCACCTCCATGGGCACCATTGGCGCTATCGCGCCCATTGCGTATGGTATTGCGCAAAGTGCAGGGATCGATCCTGTACTGATGGCTGGCGTGGTGCTCAGTGGTGCCATGTTTGGTGATAACTTATCGATTATTTCTGATACCACCATCGCGGCAACCCGCTCTCAGGGTTGTAATATGAGCGATAAATTTAAAGCCAACCTGTGGATCGCGCTACCCGCAGCGATCATCGTGTTGGTTTTGTTTTTTAGCCTCAATCAAGTGACCGAAGTCCCAGCGGTACCTGAGTCCATTGAGTGGATCAAGGTGCTGCCTTATTTGACCATTCTGGTACTTGCCGTGGCTGGGATGAATGTGTTTGTGGTCCTGACCATTGGTATCTTGATGGCCGGCGGTTTAGGGCTTGTAACCATGCCTGATTATCAGCTGACCCACTATGTGCAAGATATCTATAAAGGCTTTACCAATATGCAGCAAATCTTCTTGCTCTCACTATTGGTCGGCGGCTTGGGTGAGTTGATGCGCAAGCAAGGTGGCTTGGCGGCTTTGCACCAGTGGATTAACCGTGTGATTGAGCGCGTTAGCCGTGGTCAAGGTAAAAACCGTCCCGCTTGTGAATTGGGTATTGCCACTCTGGTCAGCGCCAGTAACGTGTGTGTGGCCAACAACACCGTGGCCATTATTGTTTCAGGTCAGGTCGCAAAATCGCTGGCGATGAGTCATGACGTGAGCGCTAAACGCGCCGCGAGCTTGCTGGATATTTTCTCCTGCGTGGTTCAGGGCCTGATTCCATACGGCGCGCAGGCACTGCTGGTGGGCGCAAGTTTTAAACTATCGCCAGTAGATGTGATCACCCATTCTTACTACGCCATGGTATTGGCCGTATGCGCGATTGTGGCGGTCTTTATTCGCCATGCGGCGCGAAGCGCTGCTCAGTCGGCATAG
- a CDS encoding methyl-accepting chemotaxis protein codes for MNLTLKQKLLAAFLSAILIACVSLATFASNALFQQTRDSIETRAQSLSLIASESISSWLEQKQHMIATLDFLNPYNEQAVDHDMLALKKAGQFSDIFFGRLNGDFYVAGLNGRHPTIDARKAGWFQQALKANQLIITPVYEGSDNKGAMVTIAIPMRAQEQVIGVVGGDVPLSHLQKVISQYNAGTNTLSMLVDSDGRLLSHPEPQWLGKNMMTFNPQMDRELAYQSAKDRSMMTVERDDEQKLYFFTPIRGNHWLFAIELDESTEEAGFYALLKQQIIFSIVFMAVVIGLLSWLVNYLFVNLKQVSNAMVAIAAGDADLTQRIEVHTQDEVGELARQFNAFCSKMHSMMSHLRQVSDELSSQADDTAHHAQIRAERISQQQGEINMVATAMTEMASATTQIASHAENTAHTSGETVDHVEQGRFVVSQSQQSITNLASEVDNATTVIAELSNHANNISSILSTIQDIADQTNLLALNAAIEAARAGEQGRGFAVVADEVRVLSQRTHASTSEIQQTIETLQQITEQAVTLMRGSKTLAETSVEDANSANDSLSQINQSVTRISDMATEIASAAEEQSAVTAEITQNTETVREVAEELAQEATDALNQANQLKHLATSLNQEIGRFKL; via the coding sequence ATGAACTTAACACTAAAACAAAAATTACTAGCAGCCTTTTTAAGCGCAATCTTAATTGCTTGCGTCTCATTAGCTACCTTTGCTTCAAACGCGCTTTTTCAACAAACACGCGACTCAATTGAGACACGTGCGCAAAGTCTTAGTTTGATTGCATCAGAGTCCATCTCCAGCTGGCTGGAGCAAAAACAACATATGATCGCCACCTTGGATTTTCTCAATCCATACAATGAACAAGCGGTGGATCATGACATGCTGGCGCTAAAAAAAGCGGGCCAGTTTTCCGATATTTTCTTTGGCCGACTCAATGGCGATTTTTATGTCGCTGGCCTCAATGGTCGCCATCCCACCATCGACGCGCGCAAAGCTGGATGGTTTCAACAGGCGCTCAAAGCAAACCAACTGATCATCACGCCTGTGTATGAAGGATCAGACAATAAAGGCGCCATGGTCACCATCGCGATCCCCATGCGCGCACAGGAACAAGTGATTGGCGTGGTCGGCGGTGATGTGCCGCTATCACACCTGCAAAAAGTGATTAGCCAATACAATGCGGGTACCAATACGCTCTCGATGCTGGTCGACAGCGATGGCCGTTTGCTTTCTCATCCGGAACCGCAGTGGCTTGGCAAAAATATGATGACATTTAATCCGCAAATGGATCGCGAGCTGGCTTATCAAAGTGCCAAAGATCGCAGCATGATGACCGTTGAGCGAGATGATGAACAAAAGCTCTACTTCTTTACTCCCATTCGCGGTAACCATTGGCTCTTTGCCATTGAACTCGATGAAAGCACGGAAGAAGCCGGATTCTACGCCCTGCTAAAGCAACAGATTATCTTCTCCATTGTGTTTATGGCGGTGGTGATTGGCCTACTCTCTTGGCTGGTCAACTATCTCTTCGTGAATCTCAAGCAAGTGTCTAACGCTATGGTTGCCATTGCGGCGGGCGATGCTGATCTCACCCAACGCATTGAGGTACATACCCAAGATGAAGTGGGCGAGCTCGCGCGCCAATTCAACGCCTTTTGCAGCAAAATGCATAGCATGATGAGCCACCTTCGCCAAGTCAGTGATGAGTTATCGTCGCAAGCCGATGATACCGCACATCACGCGCAGATTCGTGCTGAGCGTATCTCGCAACAGCAAGGGGAGATCAATATGGTGGCAACGGCAATGACAGAGATGGCCTCTGCGACCACGCAAATTGCCAGCCATGCGGAAAACACGGCGCACACATCAGGGGAAACCGTCGATCATGTTGAGCAAGGCCGCTTTGTGGTGAGTCAGAGTCAGCAGTCAATCACCAACCTTGCTAGTGAAGTGGACAATGCTACCACGGTGATTGCTGAGCTCAGCAACCATGCCAATAATATTTCGAGTATTTTGTCGACCATTCAGGATATCGCCGATCAAACGAACCTTTTGGCGCTTAATGCGGCGATAGAAGCGGCGCGCGCTGGTGAGCAAGGGCGTGGATTTGCCGTGGTAGCCGATGAAGTGCGGGTGCTCAGTCAGCGCACCCACGCCTCCACCTCGGAGATTCAACAAACCATCGAAACCTTGCAGCAAATTACCGAGCAAGCAGTGACACTGATGCGCGGCTCAAAAACGCTGGCTGAAACCAGTGTTGAAGATGCCAATAGCGCCAATGATAGCCTCAGCCAAATCAATCAGTCCGTCACCCGCATTAGCGATATGGCCACGGAGATTGCCTCTGCGGCTGAAGAGCAAAGCGCCGTGACCGCTGAAATTACTCAAAACACAGAAACCGTTCGCGAGGTTGCCGAAGAACTGGCACAGGAGGCAACCGATGCCCTCAATCAAGCCAACCAACTGAAGCATTTAGCAACAAGTCTTAATCAAGAAATTGGCCGCTTCAAACTTTAA
- the kdsA gene encoding 3-deoxy-8-phosphooctulonate synthase, producing the protein MMQQKRVQIGDITVANDMPFVLFGGMNVLESRDLAMRICEHYVKVTDKLGIPYVFKASFDKANRSSVHSYRGPGLEEGMRIFADLKAEFGVKVITDVHEIEQAQPVAEVVDVIQLPAFLARQTDLVEAMAKTGAVINVKKPQFMSPGQTGNITEKFAECGNENIILCERGSCHGYDNLVVDMLGFDVMKKATKGAPIIFDVTHSLQCRDPLGAASGGRREQTVELAFAGMSTKIAGLFMEAHPTPNDARCDGPSAFPLDQLEPFLAQVKQLDDLVKSFSPIAIG; encoded by the coding sequence ATGATGCAACAAAAACGAGTTCAAATTGGTGACATTACGGTTGCCAACGATATGCCTTTTGTCTTGTTCGGCGGGATGAACGTCCTGGAATCACGTGATTTAGCCATGCGTATTTGTGAGCACTATGTGAAAGTGACTGACAAATTGGGGATCCCTTATGTCTTTAAGGCCTCTTTTGACAAGGCAAACCGCTCATCTGTGCACTCTTACCGTGGTCCTGGTCTTGAGGAAGGGATGCGCATTTTTGCTGATCTAAAAGCAGAGTTCGGCGTTAAAGTAATTACCGATGTGCATGAAATTGAGCAAGCGCAACCCGTTGCTGAAGTGGTTGATGTGATTCAGCTACCTGCGTTTTTGGCGCGTCAAACTGATCTTGTGGAAGCGATGGCAAAAACAGGCGCAGTGATCAACGTGAAAAAACCGCAGTTTATGAGCCCAGGTCAAACCGGCAACATCACTGAGAAATTTGCTGAGTGTGGCAACGAGAACATCATTCTTTGTGAGCGCGGTAGCTGCCATGGTTATGACAACCTTGTTGTCGATATGCTCGGCTTTGACGTGATGAAAAAAGCGACCAAAGGCGCGCCAATTATTTTTGACGTAACACATTCATTGCAGTGTCGCGATCCATTGGGCGCAGCTTCTGGCGGTCGTCGTGAGCAAACAGTTGAGCTTGCCTTTGCGGGGATGTCGACCAAGATTGCGGGTCTATTTATGGAAGCGCACCCAACACCAAATGATGCGCGTTGTGATGGCCCATCAGCCTTCCCATTGGATCAACTTGAGCCATTCTTGGCGCAGGTAAAACAATTGGATGATTTGGTAAAAAGCTTTAGCCCAATCGCCATTGGCTAA
- a CDS encoding SirB1 family protein, protein MQQLTDTYIDSLSLAEGALALAEQIGISDRRQWSLFQLEKFDQEAQHLLAQESHLPLRLEGLLRLFYREWGFAGDREQYFSSDNVFIDRVIERRRGIPISLGAIFLHLATKLELPISPVGFPTQFLLRVDWPDAPRQFINPFDGEFVSEHVLQAWLKGNEGPFTLLTAAHLAPTGHAELIGRWLAVMKSALMREEQFALALQCSQLALRFSPDDPYEIRDRGFIFQQLDCYHAALSDFNYFIEHCPEDPAADILKAQVKLLAQQPLTIH, encoded by the coding sequence ATGCAACAACTGACAGATACCTATATTGATTCTCTTTCCCTTGCCGAGGGAGCGCTGGCGCTCGCAGAGCAAATTGGTATTTCTGATCGCCGCCAATGGTCACTATTTCAATTAGAAAAGTTTGACCAAGAGGCGCAGCATCTATTGGCGCAAGAGTCCCACCTACCGCTGCGTTTAGAGGGATTGCTTCGCCTGTTTTATCGCGAATGGGGATTTGCCGGCGATCGCGAGCAATATTTTAGCTCGGACAATGTGTTTATCGACCGCGTAATTGAGCGCCGTCGTGGGATCCCTATTAGTTTGGGTGCTATTTTTCTGCACTTAGCCACCAAACTTGAGTTACCGATTTCACCAGTGGGCTTTCCCACCCAATTTTTACTTCGTGTGGATTGGCCGGATGCGCCGCGCCAGTTTATCAACCCATTTGATGGTGAGTTTGTCAGCGAACATGTACTGCAAGCTTGGCTCAAGGGTAATGAGGGGCCTTTTACTTTGCTCACTGCAGCCCACTTGGCGCCGACCGGTCATGCTGAATTGATTGGTCGCTGGCTCGCGGTGATGAAAAGTGCCCTAATGCGCGAAGAGCAATTTGCATTGGCACTACAATGTAGTCAGCTTGCGCTGCGCTTTTCGCCCGATGATCCATACGAAATTCGTGATCGTGGTTTTATTTTTCAGCAATTGGACTGTTACCATGCCGCGCTGAGCGATTTTAATTACTTTATTGAGCACTGCCCTGAAGATCCCGCGGCCGATATTTTAAAAGCGCAGGTGAAATTATTGGCGCAGCAGCCCCTGACCATTCACTAA
- a CDS encoding SirB2 family protein has translation MISIMHYSHIILVILSVSLFTFRFSTLLVPSLARQPWQQHRMMKMLPRAVDTLLIVTGLMLMLSLQINPLAPEHRWLLEKFTCLFAYIALGVMAMNQARGRLFRTFCGLGALGWVVMAVTLSLTKQSYLFG, from the coding sequence ATGATTTCCATCATGCACTACAGCCATATTATTCTGGTGATCTTGAGCGTCAGCTTGTTCACTTTTCGTTTTTCTACCTTGCTGGTGCCATCTCTTGCTCGTCAGCCGTGGCAACAGCATCGAATGATGAAAATGCTGCCACGCGCAGTCGATACACTGCTGATTGTGACTGGTTTAATGTTGATGCTGAGTTTGCAGATCAACCCACTAGCGCCAGAGCACCGTTGGTTACTTGAAAAATTCACCTGCCTATTTGCTTATATTGCACTGGGCGTTATGGCGATGAACCAAGCGCGTGGCCGATTGTTCCGTACATTTTGTGGCTTAGGTGCCCTTGGCTGGGTGGTGATGGCAGTGACGCTTTCATTGACCAAGCAAAGCTATCTATTTGGTTAA
- the prmC gene encoding peptide chain release factor N(5)-glutamine methyltransferase yields the protein MAALPNLEQAQQFACAQFESESAKLDAALLLCFVLDKPRSYLFTWPDAQLSEVQWQQYQNLISRRQQGEPVAYLIGEREFWSLPLSVSPDTLIPRPDTERLVEVALELLPASAASILDLGTGTGAIALALASERRDCAVTGVDRIEGAVQLAQCNGQKLNLPQVRFVQSNWFDALAGQRFDLIVSNPPYIDDADPHLEQGDVRFEPRSALVAGDHGLSDIDWISTHAIDHLQSGGWLAFEHGYDQGLAVRQLLQQKGYCQVRTEQDYGGRDRVTLGQWQP from the coding sequence ATGGCAGCATTGCCAAACCTTGAACAGGCGCAGCAATTTGCCTGCGCCCAATTTGAAAGTGAAAGCGCCAAACTCGATGCGGCGCTTTTGCTGTGTTTTGTGCTGGATAAACCGCGCAGCTATCTCTTTACTTGGCCTGATGCACAGCTTTCAGAAGTCCAGTGGCAGCAATACCAAAACTTGATTAGCCGTCGTCAGCAAGGTGAGCCCGTGGCTTATTTAATTGGCGAGCGTGAATTTTGGTCACTGCCTTTGTCTGTCTCCCCCGATACCTTGATTCCACGGCCTGATACCGAGCGCTTGGTTGAAGTTGCGCTGGAACTGCTTCCCGCATCAGCGGCAAGTATTTTGGACTTAGGTACAGGTACAGGCGCGATTGCTTTAGCGTTAGCTAGTGAGCGTCGCGATTGTGCGGTGACTGGGGTGGATCGCATTGAAGGTGCGGTGCAGCTTGCGCAGTGCAATGGACAAAAACTCAACCTGCCACAGGTTCGCTTTGTACAGAGCAACTGGTTTGATGCCTTGGCTGGTCAGCGTTTTGATCTCATTGTTTCTAATCCGCCCTATATTGATGATGCCGATCCCCATCTTGAGCAAGGTGATGTACGTTTTGAGCCTCGCTCTGCCTTGGTGGCTGGTGATCACGGCTTGTCGGATATCGATTGGATTAGCACGCATGCCATTGACCATTTGCAATCCGGTGGTTGGTTGGCCTTTGAGCATGGTTACGATCAGGGTTTGGCAGTTCGACAGCTACTACAACAAAAAGGGTATTGCCAAGTTCGCACCGAACAAGACTATGGTGGTCGCGATCGCGTCACCTTAGGTCAATGGCAGCCATAG